The nucleotide window TAGCTTCACGCTTGGCCCGACGATTACGGTCTTCTAGTGTAACGAATTCTTTATTTTTCCAATCAACATGCTTAAATTCGATGCCCATTTTTTCTAATTGGTTCAGACGATCTTCATCAGCTGGTTCGAATAAAGTTAACGCGATACCAGAATGTCCTGCGCGCCCAGTACGACCAGTTCGGTGAATATAAAAATCTAGATCATCTGGTAGTTCATAATTGACAACGTGGCTAATACCTTGAATATCAATACCACGTGCTGCTAAATCCGTTGCAACTACATACTGATAATCTAAGTTTTCGATTTGTTTCATTGTCCGTTTACGTTCCCTTGGATTCACATCACCATGAATTTTAGCAACTTTTAATCCGCGTTCGGTTAAGCCGTTCGCTACTTCATCGGCAGTTGTTTTTGTGTTTGTAAAAACAATCGCCAAATAAGGCTGTGAACCAACTAAAACATTTTTGAGTAAGTCTAATTTATCACGGCTACGAGTCGCCATAATACGGTGTTCAACTGTTTTAGAAGCAGCTACTTTTGGTTGGATGTGCTCATAACGAGGATTTTCCATGTATTTGCTTAAAAATGGTTTTAATTTTTGCGGAATGGTTGCCGAGAAAACAAGCATTTGCAAGTTAGCTGGCATTTTTCCAGCGATATGGTCTACGTCATTTAAGAATCCCATATCAAGTGTCATGTCTGCTTCGTCGATTACTAATGTTTTCGCTGTATGAACAAATAAAGCTTGCTCACGAATCAAATCATTAATACGACCAGGTGTTCCAACAATAATTTGTGGCTGTTTTTTTAATTTATCAATCGCACGTTGTTTATCCGTACCACCAATAACAAGTTGAACAGCGATTTCTTTTTCGCTAAACTTGGTTACTTTGCGAATTTCATTATAAATTTGTGTAGCAAGCTCGCGGCTAGGCGCTGTAATAACTGCTTGTACGGCATCTTTTTCTGGATTCACATTGTTAATTATTGGCAAAATAAAAGTATGGGTTTTCCCTGTACCTGTTTGCGATTGTCCAATGATACTTTCCCCTTTTAAAATACCTGGGATTAGCTTTTGTTGTACTTCTGTTGGCTCGTAAAATCCTAATTTATCTATTGCAAGCCCAATAAAAGGTTGAAAGCCAAATTGGTCAAACCTTGATTTCTTCGTCATAAAATATTTCCACTCCGTTCTATACCTAGTAGCCATTATAGCACAGATTAAGTCATTCGTGCGCGCTATAAGACAAGTTTATCCAAACAATCAAGGAGAATTATCCAAAACAGAAAAATAAAACCGGCTATTTTTTATCAAATTAAGAAATAGCCGGTTTTTATTAGCAAAATTGGAAAGGATCTGTATTTACTTCTGAGACAATAAATTCTGCTTCGTAATCTAAAATTTTTGCTTGTTCTTCCATTTTTGTTTTTAAGTAACCTTTGATAACTTTCTCGATATTGTGCCCTGGATCAATTGTTGGTAAATTAATTGCAAGCAAGTCATGCCCAGTATGATAATATACGTCGCCCGTAATAAAAACATCCGCACCAGTTGCTTTAGCTTGATGAATAAATTTGTTGCCATCGCCACCAATAATCGCTACTTTTTTTACTGTTGTCTTTAAGTCCCCAATAAAACGTACATTTTCCACTGCAAAAGCGGTCTTTAGTTTATCAATAAACGCTACCATTCCCATTTTTTTCGGTAAAGTTCCTACACGCCCTAGCCCTTCTTTATACATGAGATTTTCTAAGCAGTAAACATCCATTGCTGGTTCTTCATATGGATGGGCAATTTTCACAGCTTTTGTAATAGTTTCTGTTAAATGCTCCGGGAAAACAGCTTCGATTTTCACTTCTGGAGTATTCGTTAATTGTTCTTTTTTACCGATAGTAGGTGTTGCGTTGCTACTTGGTTTAAAAGAGCCGATTCCATCTGTTTGGAAGGTACATTCACTATATTCTGTGCCAATTTTGCCAGCACCATTATTGACTAAGGCTAGACGAACGGCTTCAAGGTCTTTTTCTGGAACATATACAGCGATTTTACAGTAAGGTTCTGTGTAGGTTTCTTCAATGAAGGTAGTGTCCTGTAATCGAAGTAAATCTGCTAGGATATCATTGACGCCACCTTCCGCTACATCTAAATTAGTATGGGCAGCAAATACTGTAATATCATGCTTAATTAGCTTTTTAATCATTTTCCCTTGTTTGGTTGTTGTATCAATTTGGTGCGTTGGGCGATATAAAAATGGGTGATGGGCAATAATTAAATCCACCTTTTTTTCAATGGCTTCGTCTACTACTTCTTCTAGAACATCTAATGTAAACATGACTTTTCTTACTTTTTTAGATAAATCCCCAACTTGTAATCCGATTGGATCGCCTTTCATCGCTAGTTTTTTAGGTGCGATTTTTTCAAGAATTGCAATATATTCATATCCACCAGCAACTTTCATTTTAACACATCCTCTACTAATGCAATTTTATGTTCTAATTCACGGATTTTCGCTTGATTTTCATCTGATATCGGTTGGTTAGTTGAAATTGTTTGGATAATATTTTGCCAAGTATTGGCTTCATGGCGCCATTTACTTTTGAATATTGCATTTTGTTCTTTCAAAAGACAGGGGCCGAAAAAGATTTCTTGCTCCGTCCAGTTCACTGGTTCTCTAGAAGGTTTGAGCACGATAATTTCATAGATTTTATTGTCTTCTCGCAAAATTGATTCTGCTGTAATTGTCCAGTTATTTTTTTCAGACCATTCCCTTAATTGGAATGCTGCGATGTTTGGTTGGAGAATGAGTTTGCTTACATTAGCAAGTTTGGCTGCGCCTTCTTCTAAAATAGTTCTAATTAAAGTGCCACCCATTCCAGCAATAACAATCGTATCAATAGCATCCTTATCTGTAATTACTTCTAAACCATTTCCTTTTCGAACATCAATTTGCGCGGTAAGACCTGAAGCACGTACTTGTTTTTGAGCGGATTTAAAAGGACCATCCACCACTTCCCCAGCTACCGCGAATGAGGCCGTTTTATTGTTAATAGCAAAACATGGTAAATAAGCATGGTCGCTACCAATATCGGCAATGCGTTCATTACTCGTTATGTATGAAGCGACTTTTTCTAGCCGCTTAGAAAGTTGCTCTTCGTTCACGATTAGTTCCCTACTTTCATTTTCATTAAAAAGGCAGGAGAACGGATGCGTCCTCCTGCCTGGCTAAGCATTATTCTAGGAAGTCTTTTAATTGTTTGCTGCGGCTTGGGTGACGTAATTTACGTAATGCTTTTGCTTCGATTTGACGGATTCTTTCACGGGTTACTCCAAATACACGGCCAACTTCTTCTAAAGTGCGTGTCCGTCCATCATCTAAACCAAAGCGTAGACGAAGGACATTTTCTTCGCGGTCCGTTAACGTATCAAGTACATCTTCTAATTGTTCTTTTAATAACTCATATGCTGCATGGTCAGAAGGTGAAGTAGCATCTTGGTCTTCAATGAAATCTCCAAGGTGCGAATCATCTTCTTCGCCAATCGGCGTTTCAAGTGAAACAGGTTCTTGAGCGATTTTCAAGATTTCCCGAACTTTTTCTGTTGGTAAATCCATTTCTTCTCCAATTTCTTCTGGGGAAGGATCGCGCCCTAAATCTTGTAGTAACGAGCGTTGAACTCGAATTAATTTGTTGATTGTTTCTACCATATGCACCGGGATACGGATTGTTCGAGCTTGGTCTGCGATAGCACGGGTGATCGCTTGACGAATCCACCAAGTTGCATAGGTACTGAATTTAAATCCTTTGTTAAAGTCGAATTTTTCAACGGCTTTCATTAGTCCCATATTTCCTTCTTGAATTAAATCAAGAAATAACATCCCACGACCAACATAACGTTTGGCAATACTTACTACTAGACGCAAGTTGGCTTCTGCAAGGCGACCTTTTGCTTCGATATCGCCAGCTTCAATTCGTTTCGCTAAAGCAATTTCTTCATCAGCGGTTAACAAATCGACTCGACCAATTTCTTTTAGGTACATACGCACGGGATCATTGATTTTCACGCCTGGTGGTACACTCATATCTGTTAAATCAAAGGATTCTGTTTCCTCTTTGACGAGTTCTGTTTCATCTGGATCTTCATCATCAGCATCATCAGAAACTTCAATTCCTGCTTCGCCAACGTGTTCTAAATACTCATCCATTTGATCGGAATCTAGTGTAAATGGAGCTAATCTGGCAGCGATTTTTGCGTAAGTTAAAATCCCCTTTTTCTTACCTTCTTCTATAAGGGCTTCTTTTACTTGCTCAACATTTAGTTCAGCAACTGGTTTTGTGTTTTGTGTTTTATCACTCATAACTGCCTGTATTCCTCCTTCCAAAATGCCGCTCACCTTATTAAAAGGCTTCTCTTAGGTAATAATACCATCATTTAGCGGTTTTAAAACGTTATTAATCCAATTGACCACTGTTTAATTGGCGGTTAAGTTGGACGATTTCGAGCATCACTCGGATTTCATTTTCTTTGTCATTATCTCGGTTGTATCCGGCAAGTTCTTGCTCAAGTTCTTTCTTTTTTTGCTCTAGCTTAAACCGCTTGAGGCTCCTAATATAGTCTTCGAATTGAAGCCTACCTTGCTCTTCTGGGCAAATAACCATTTCAAGGCTACTAATTAAGCCTTTCATTGCAACATCCTGCACGCTATCCATAAATTTATTCGGATCAGCATCATTGCCTTCCGCAAAGTAGCCAATTAAGTAGGTATAAAGCGCTTGATAGTTGTCATGATAAAATTCTGTTTCACCAAGAAGTTGCTTAATTAATAGAAAGCTATCTCGACTTTCCATCATTGCTTTCATGAGTTGCTGTTCCGCGGTTGTGTGCGCGGATAGTTTTTGCGTCGGCTGTTCAAAAGAAAACAGCATTTCCGGATTTTCTTGTGGGACTAACCCCATAAAAGAATCGTCTATTGGTGGTTCATTATAGCTAGCAGTTTGGCGTGATTTTTGGCTTGTTTTGATAGATTGTTGAAGTTGTTGCTTTAAGGTTTCTATCGTTAATTCAAACTCATCAGCAAGTTGCTTTAAATATAACTCTCGTTCAACCGCTTGATCTAGCTTGGCGATTTCGCGCAAGCAATCATCAATATAACCAATTTGGTCTGTTTCATTTTGTAAATTACGTTCTCTGCGCAAATAATGGATTTTAAAAGCTGTCCAAGTCATCCGCTGCTGTTTGTATATTTCTTTGAATTTATCGGCACCACTTGACCGAATAAAATCATCTGGATCTTTTCCAGCTGGTAATTGAAGTACAAATACATCTAACCGATTTCGTTCCACTAAAAGTGTTCCGGCTTTATAAGCTGCTTCAATTCCAGCTCGGTCCCCATCATAACAAATGATTGCTCGACTAGTAAGCCGTTTGATTAAGTCTGCATGTTCTTCTGTAAGGCTTGTCCCCATAGAAGCAACTGCATTTTGAATGCCTGCTTCTTCGGCAGAAATGACGTCCATAAAGCCTTCCATAAGTGTAATTTCTTCTTGTTTTCGAATGGCTTGCCTTGCTTCTGAAAAATGAAACAATGTGCGTCTCTTGTTGAAAATGGGGGTTTCAGGGCTATTTAAATACTTCGGCCCATCATCGCGGTCAAATAAACGTCCAGAAAAAGCAATAATTTGTCCGCGGTCATTCGTAATGGGGAACATTATTCGATTACGGAATCGGTCTACCATTTGCCCATCATCACGTTCAGACAAAAGTCCTCCTGTTCCTGCAAGTTGTAAATCCATTCCTCTTTTTTCTAGAAAAGAAGTAATAGTTGCATGATGGTTTGGAGCAAAACCAATTTGGAAACTCGCCATCATTTGTTCTGACATACCACGCTCTTTTAAATAAGTGAGAGCGGCTGCCCCTTCTTCTGTTTCCATCAAAATATAATGATAGAGTTTGGCGGTGAGTTGATGCATTTCTATCATTTTTGCTGTTTCAGAAGTTTCTTTTGGTAAATGTGCAGTATCAGGCTCTTCAGGAAGTTCAATTGCAACATCTAAATGGCTCATATCTGCGACTTTTTTTACTGCCTCAACAAAAGTTAGTCCATCGTGTTCCATGAGGAATGAAAAAACATTTCCGCCTTTTCCACAGCCAAAACAATGGAAAATCTGCTTTTCTGGCGACACAGAGAAAGAGGGTGTTTTTTCTCCATGAAAAGGACATAAACCAGCGTAATTACGACCTTGTTTTTTTAGTTGAACATAATTACCAATAATATCGACTATATCCGCTTGATTCCGGACATGATCAATTACTTCTTCAGGAATCCGTGCCATATTGACAGTCAACTCCTATTTACTTATTTTGCAAAAATGTTGTCATCCGGTCTTTGAAAAGCAATCTATCTTGATCACTCATTGCTTTTGGACCTTTACTATATTTGCCTTGTTGCCTATCTTTGGCATGCCTATAGCGAATATCTAACATTAATGACATTTCTTCTTCTCGGTAAAGTTCTCCGCGATTAGAAAAGACATACGTGTCTTTTGCAAGTAAGATGCTAGCAAGACCAATATCTTGTGTTACGATAATATCGTCTTTTTTTGCTAAGTTCATCATTCGCATATCCGCCGATTCTTTTCCAGTATCCACAAAAATCCAATGCTCTCCGTCTGTATTTAGAGAATAATGATTAAAAGAAGCCACAAAAATGACATCTAACTGAAATTTTTCAGCAACTTGTTTTATTTCCGCTTTCACTGGACAGGCATCGGCATCGACCAAAATCTTTGGCACACCTTCCGTCCT belongs to Listeria ivanovii subsp. ivanovii and includes:
- a CDS encoding Nif3-like dinuclear metal center hexameric protein; its protein translation is MKVAGGYEYIAILEKIAPKKLAMKGDPIGLQVGDLSKKVRKVMFTLDVLEEVVDEAIEKKVDLIIAHHPFLYRPTHQIDTTTKQGKMIKKLIKHDITVFAAHTNLDVAEGGVNDILADLLRLQDTTFIEETYTEPYCKIAVYVPEKDLEAVRLALVNNGAGKIGTEYSECTFQTDGIGSFKPSSNATPTIGKKEQLTNTPEVKIEAVFPEHLTETITKAVKIAHPYEEPAMDVYCLENLMYKEGLGRVGTLPKKMGMVAFIDKLKTAFAVENVRFIGDLKTTVKKVAIIGGDGNKFIHQAKATGADVFITGDVYYHTGHDLLAINLPTIDPGHNIEKVIKGYLKTKMEEQAKILDYEAEFIVSEVNTDPFQFC
- a CDS encoding DUF188 domain-containing protein codes for the protein MPKILVDADACPVKAEIKQVAEKFQLDVIFVASFNHYSLNTDGEHWIFVDTGKESADMRMMNLAKKDDIIVTQDIGLASILLAKDTYVFSNRGELYREEEMSLMLDIRYRHAKDRQQGKYSKGPKAMSDQDRLLFKDRMTTFLQNK
- the rpoD gene encoding RNA polymerase sigma factor RpoD; translated protein: MSDKTQNTKPVAELNVEQVKEALIEEGKKKGILTYAKIAARLAPFTLDSDQMDEYLEHVGEAGIEVSDDADDEDPDETELVKEETESFDLTDMSVPPGVKINDPVRMYLKEIGRVDLLTADEEIALAKRIEAGDIEAKGRLAEANLRLVVSIAKRYVGRGMLFLDLIQEGNMGLMKAVEKFDFNKGFKFSTYATWWIRQAITRAIADQARTIRIPVHMVETINKLIRVQRSLLQDLGRDPSPEEIGEEMDLPTEKVREILKIAQEPVSLETPIGEEDDSHLGDFIEDQDATSPSDHAAYELLKEQLEDVLDTLTDREENVLRLRFGLDDGRTRTLEEVGRVFGVTRERIRQIEAKALRKLRHPSRSKQLKDFLE
- a CDS encoding tRNA (adenine(22)-N(1))-methyltransferase — its product is MNEEQLSKRLEKVASYITSNERIADIGSDHAYLPCFAINNKTASFAVAGEVVDGPFKSAQKQVRASGLTAQIDVRKGNGLEVITDKDAIDTIVIAGMGGTLIRTILEEGAAKLANVSKLILQPNIAAFQLREWSEKNNWTITAESILREDNKIYEIIVLKPSREPVNWTEQEIFFGPCLLKEQNAIFKSKWRHEANTWQNIIQTISTNQPISDENQAKIRELEHKIALVEDVLK
- the dnaG gene encoding DNA primase, whose protein sequence is MARIPEEVIDHVRNQADIVDIIGNYVQLKKQGRNYAGLCPFHGEKTPSFSVSPEKQIFHCFGCGKGGNVFSFLMEHDGLTFVEAVKKVADMSHLDVAIELPEEPDTAHLPKETSETAKMIEMHQLTAKLYHYILMETEEGAAALTYLKERGMSEQMMASFQIGFAPNHHATITSFLEKRGMDLQLAGTGGLLSERDDGQMVDRFRNRIMFPITNDRGQIIAFSGRLFDRDDGPKYLNSPETPIFNKRRTLFHFSEARQAIRKQEEITLMEGFMDVISAEEAGIQNAVASMGTSLTEEHADLIKRLTSRAIICYDGDRAGIEAAYKAGTLLVERNRLDVFVLQLPAGKDPDDFIRSSGADKFKEIYKQQRMTWTAFKIHYLRRERNLQNETDQIGYIDDCLREIAKLDQAVERELYLKQLADEFELTIETLKQQLQQSIKTSQKSRQTASYNEPPIDDSFMGLVPQENPEMLFSFEQPTQKLSAHTTAEQQLMKAMMESRDSFLLIKQLLGETEFYHDNYQALYTYLIGYFAEGNDADPNKFMDSVQDVAMKGLISSLEMVICPEEQGRLQFEDYIRSLKRFKLEQKKKELEQELAGYNRDNDKENEIRVMLEIVQLNRQLNSGQLD
- the cshB gene encoding DEAD-box ATP-dependent RNA helicase CshB, whose protein sequence is MTKKSRFDQFGFQPFIGLAIDKLGFYEPTEVQQKLIPGILKGESIIGQSQTGTGKTHTFILPIINNVNPEKDAVQAVITAPSRELATQIYNEIRKVTKFSEKEIAVQLVIGGTDKQRAIDKLKKQPQIIVGTPGRINDLIREQALFVHTAKTLVIDEADMTLDMGFLNDVDHIAGKMPANLQMLVFSATIPQKLKPFLSKYMENPRYEHIQPKVAASKTVEHRIMATRSRDKLDLLKNVLVGSQPYLAIVFTNTKTTADEVANGLTERGLKVAKIHGDVNPRERKRTMKQIENLDYQYVVATDLAARGIDIQGISHVVNYELPDDLDFYIHRTGRTGRAGHSGIALTLFEPADEDRLNQLEKMGIEFKHVDWKNKEFVTLEDRNRRAKREAKRETADPREIGMRKKAKQKGKPNYKKKINYKMNEIKRRERRKKR